A window of the Brassica oleracea var. oleracea cultivar TO1000 chromosome C1, BOL, whole genome shotgun sequence genome harbors these coding sequences:
- the LOC106311794 gene encoding uncharacterized protein LOC106311794 isoform X1, with the protein MTFLCNFVRRRLRTLLRTFSREDPDLQVKLGFTDTLLTLSNFRFDVPQLNQLLDGSSFSFEGFTVDYLFIRFSVWSGPAIQIEIRGVHVKLTARGTEEGSSGRMQASRETVANEIKKLLSSIDPEGCFLHEILGRMLDGTSHRSKLKTSFSNLALRHFRIQIHGINVQVCFPGLNDLGCVLEINELRSDSEDSGNLSLLRTSAAAVLFPLSRSSLTLSGHGFKIAYKRNNDTCDLCAFDSLVVLITLHNLQITDLIVRVPELSFSFRPTDLPVLMGLSKLSSKDGNSVRSGRYLWKVAARRSGLMISPHTSSFQNLVSAVILWMRYVNAYEYLLSLAGYSRKMPEKSSLWKVSENKRQFVAARRKWDMICDIEKELPAEAIARARRVARYRTCLNSQNANDDYEETSLYGHFSFLCQITWGLAYIWRLISRAFWSIACFLSLKKLSTQELQTDGNNEDDSERVSLEFHAVVNLGRLSITFYPEKMISGSMSSKDSAEHLDSNVVILCLSVDEFLVMHTADCLNQWSSASCGKLKIESSSFIKTSRFMRSTKDPSTSTERNKKHMREDVKTILEMDPAQPILLSKTDNNNSNDRQEGILHLQNLLREMWSNWNIKCLKLDRSTFKVSDNPCVLVDTKSCLAYEDAGNQDFGIWKCGMLLGKFDIVLDYPSLFSMALLIWQTQQCQSLFVDGITGGVNPEMASSDEYGIYRRIIELSLHKVHPERQIQVGIIVGGPQVKLLVEKAEEVDCLTGQKDLLLFDIHDLEFVVWPTSKSDVMPMFQGPDSTRSDRPSLQELGLSDTLIPSSGKYVSQGRNSLSSHLGFSGFDCSFCKMAEKKWRQFFVLRPVTICFSSLREHVYSFSEAIIHFSTGLDVLVLGLTIVSKADDLSAYFQMLLSLVSGLSRGLSGSSSAGHSLGQGYLRSDAVHVEHEIEKTFCKTLFAVKASIKVRALDVIFDVPVTEKFEKPTELADSIIWSSVQEACAELSCEEQGFLVNLDFCELQSTLFRYRDNIWKSSGNFIIESSPVRSHDILFEACLSSCILSVCMDFSSRSARGVACRMADDSPGNAPTENEPTTNRVQAEREVDQLDSASDSALSNSTRWIHIDLALTNLLVARCSTKHVLVEIRRSSNFVTSVSIGRNFELVFCRVKGGLFVLEPEALIGLIHGFSAYLHFISSKMSVIQSSALDFEQVKADTGGSEVNIPSQQANRYLVEAFSIDVTQFTLGFVCVDEYGGIREIVLEITLHSSLDSTGREQKFLCEVSRLSVLSKILESVERDINITQISSPAFSESSFISGAPLETSFQQRDVISSGDSTSVSGDFNGLRESSMNSNLEEEFHSRYKNYILEDLRVSASVKKREITGHQFSQAWEGGCSVLGFDITISLSELQMVLSMLSSFSALPGGENTPASLERPSFNSEPERSFESVVPDGAIVAIQDIHQHMFFTVEDRGDKCVVAGTLHYSLVGERALFRVTYHRHQGWNSSVLWFSLTSLYAKNSKGEPLRLNYHSRSDIVNVSGLYDNAPTLFQASVGESQNYKGDIDWETYRKLVKDSFYLVNKKGDSAVAFVDGVPEFVRKPGNPFKFKVFRESLATRNITSVVPPEINDSETQSVMNSSPPSITVTVDAVSLTIVHELSETRDRFPLFRGSINMSQLTLQILSCKVRVMSTSNVLVLYFDAQTNQWREFIHPVEVSAFYRSTFQTQDLENTIHKVPSHVYCRIGKLEVFVTELSLDMLLFMLGKLEVAGPFSVKTSVILSNCCKIENLSGLDLTCRFNEKQTATVGRKQTASIFLRGETRPLLLLDNKVDGRSLIVCNIFQRHSMNHQSETPPVAAVQLSSGNFVTSSINVSLLEARTLAWRTRMVSLQDSRSHPGPFIVVDVKKGFEDGLSISVSPLTRIHNETSLPMEIRFQRSKQKKDVFASVPLKPGGSIDDSVAAFNAISLSGDLKKALTSLAVGNFSLSFRPKSLEKVSESEKSLASEWSEELEGGKAVRLTGIFDKLSYGVKRALAIKSVNVSLTTTYCSVTSENQSVHKVHFLIHSIGREVSIIRPDASSDVFGRRNACIALREQKEIFLLPTVQVSNFLSSEAAIFLTETDQLTSMEKHSIGKHATVQSGKTMDFYANPDMIYFRVTLTATQTSCKPVNSGQWVKKLQKQKNDAESLDVGLDFAGGKYFASLRLSLGKRGVLEAAVFTPYILKNDSDCTLFFYPPDQKPLSGEDLEKLDHIVPPEFGLYLPKKTEGSWFVRSRKVKVILADGHGATEAVLDLDALSGLTEISLGTKDDSGVRYITRFGLSVKSISSKMFVPSRIVTFVPRHLVINESEETINIRQRYFQDDSVGIITIKSKQRAALRLQEETTLRKERHLFENFIRKHGSDNANPLTFIQFRLTKADWSWSGPLCITSIGCFFLKFRKQSAETGRGAIEFATVNVTEEGSTLAVRFQKPPNTPPPYRIENFLSASLTYYQKDSSEIEVLGPGNGADYAWDDMTLPHKLVVIVDGMIPLREVSLDKVRPWKPLFKATQHRSIASHLMLEKKAKDHKTAYEQLSSMPMVKVGYEVYADGLTRVIRICEVSKSHKGDSVFRSRSKVQFRITHLGIQILEKVKQNTEEKTVLSYSPILVARLDNFGLQSMFTDQQKFNQLCIEALNVDHKWVGAPFAAMLRQHHSDSSDGNGCLFKCVFVLASSGSSVTQVKHASIVLQPVNLNLDEETLMRVVPFWRSSLSTNTQSSQYYFDNFEIHPIKIIANFVPGSSYSSYNSAQETLRSLLHSVVKVPQIKNMVVELNGVLVTHALITVRELVLRCVKHYSWYAMRAIYIAKGSPLLPPAFASMFDDFASSSLDAFFDPSRGLVNVPGLTVGTFKLLSKFIDNKGLSGTRRYFGDLGKTLRTAGSNVVFAALTEISNSILRGAEMKGLDGLVSGFHHGVLKLAMEPSVIGTALMEGGPDRTIKLDRSPGIDELYIEGYLQAMLDTMYRQEYLRVKVIDDQVFLKNLPPSNSLIDEMIDRVKDFLESRGLLKGDPSSSRLRRRLHGDKEWKIGPTVMTLCEHLFVSFAIRMLRQQATKFISGRRPKKEEEAEASDTGPSTAIVPVLDDKEKKKMKFRWKAGIGQFVASGIVAYIDGRLCRQIPNPIARRIVSGFLLSFLDKSNDQ; encoded by the exons ATGACGTTCCTTTGCAATTTCGTCCGACGGAGACTCCGTACTCTGTTGCGAACTTTTTCTCGGGAAGATCCTGATCTCCAGGTCAAATTAGGTTTTACTGATACTCTCCTCACGTTAAGTAACTTCCGATTCGATGTCCCTCAGCTTAATCAGCTCCTCGATGGATCTAGTTTCTCATTCGAAGGCTTTACCGTCGACTACCTGTTTATTCGCTTCTCCGTGTGGTCAGGTCCGGCAATTCAGATCGAAATTCGCGGTGTACATGTCAAATTGACGGCTAG AGGGACGGAGGAAGGAAGCTCAGGTAGGATGCAAGCGTCACGTGAGACTGTAGCGAATGAGATAAAGAAACTTCTGTCGTCTATTGATCCCGAG GGATGCTTCTTACATGAAATCTTGGGAAGAATGCTGGACGGCACTTCTCATAGAAGTAAGCTGAAGACTTCTTTCTCGAATCTTGCTCTCAGGCACTTCCGTATTCAGATACATGGTATTAATGTTCAAGTCTGTTTCCCGGGTTTGAATGACTTGGGTTGTGTTCTTGAAATCAACGAGCTGAGGAGTGATTCTGAGGATTCTGGGAACCTTAGTTTATTGAGGACTTCAGCTGCTGCAGTTTTATTCCCTTTGAGCCGTAGTTCCTTGACACTGAGTGGCCACGGTTTCAAGATTGCATACAAGCGGAACAATGATACCTGTGACCTTTGTGCATTTGACAGTCTTGTTGTTCTGATTACGCTGCATAATCTTCAAATTACTGATCTGATCGTCCGTGTTCCAGAGTTAAGCTTCTCGTTTAGACCCACCGATCTTCCGGTTTTAATGGGATTGTCGAAGTTATCATCCAAAGATGGCAATTCTGTCAGAAGTGGGCGTTATCTTTGGAAAGTAGCTGCTCGCAGAAGTGGCTTGATGATCTCGCCTCACACTAGCTCGTTCCAGAATTTAGTTAGTGCTGTTATCCTCTGGATGCGATACGTGAATGCTTATGAGTATTTGTTATCTTTAGCTGGGTACTCTAGGAAAATGCCAGAAAAATCATCACTCTGGAAAGTTTCAGAAAACAAAAGGCAGTTTGTGGCTGCAAGACGTAAATGGGATATGATATGTGATATTGAGAAAGAGCTCCCTGCTGAAGCAATCGCACGGGCGCGGAGAGTAGCCCGATACAGAACTTGCCTGAATTCTCAGAATGCTAATGATGATTATGAAGAAACTTCCTTATATGGCCACTTCAGTTTTTTGTGTCAGATCACCTGGGGTTTAGCTTATATCTGGAGACTTATTAGTAGAGCATTCTGGTCTATAGCCTGCTTTCTCTCGTTAAAGAAATTGTCGACCCAAGAACTACAAACTGATGGGAACAACGAAGATGATTCCGAGCGGGTATCTCTTGAGTTTCATGCAGTTGTCAATCTTGGGAGACTTTCTATCACATTTTATCCAGAGAAAATGATTTCAGGTTCGATGTCATCAAAAGATAGTGCTGAACACTTGGACTCAAATGTTGTCATTCTTTGCCTTTCAGTTGATGAGTTTTTGGTAATGCATACTGCTGACTGTCTTAATCAGTGGTCGTCTGCTTCCTGTGGGAAACTGAAGATTGAGTCTTCTAGTTTTATAAAAACCAGTCGTTTCATGAGATCTACAAAAGATCCCAGTACTTCTACGGAAAGAAATAAGAAGCATATGCGTGAAGATGTGAAAACTATCCTAGAGATGGACCCAGCACAGCCAATCCTACTTTCCAAAACAGATAACAATAATAGCAATGATCGACAGGAAGGCATTCTGCATCTGCAAAATCTTCTGAGAGAAATGTGGTCGAACTGGAACATCAAATGCTTGAAGTTGGATAGAAGTACTTTCAAAGTTTCTGATAACCCTTGTGTACTCGTTGATACTAAAAGCTGCTTGGCATATGAGGATGCTGGTAACCAAGATTTTGGAATCTGGAAATGCGGCATGTTGCTGGGGAAGTTCGATATTGTTTTAGATTATCCATCGTTGTTTTCAATGGCTCTGCTAATTTGGCAGACACAACAGTGTCAAAGCTTATTTGTAGACGGAATTACTGGTGGTGTTAATCCTGAAATGGCTAGTTCTGACGAATATGGGATCTATAGAAGAATTATTGAACTGTCTTTGCATAAAGTTCATCCAGAGAGACAGATTCAGGTTGGCATAATTGTTGGTGGTCCACAGGTCAAATTGCTGGTGGAGAAGGCTGAAGAAGTGGATTGTTTAACTGGGCAGAAAGATCTTCTTTTATTTGATATCCATGATCTTGAGTTTGTGGTCTGGCCGACTTCAAAATCTGACGTGATGCCGATGTTTCAAGGGCCTGACAGCACAAGATCAGATAGGCCTTCGCTTCAGGAGCTGGGGCTAAGTGATACTTTGATTCCAAGTTCTGGAAAATATGTTTCTCAGGGACGGAATTCTCTGTCCTCACACCTAGGGTTTTCTGGTTTTGATTGTTCTTTCTGCAAAATGGCAGAGAAGAAGTGGAGACAATTTTTTGTATTGAGACCCGTAACTATCTGCTTTTCATCCTTAAG AGAGCATGTTTATTCCTTTAGCGAAGCTATTATCCATTTCTCAACTGGTTTGGATGTGTTGGTGCTGGGACTGACTATTGTATCAAAAGCAGATGACCTAAGTGCTTACTTTCAG ATGCTTCTGAGCTTAGTTTCTGGGCTATCCCGTGGTTTGAGCGGCTCTAGCTCTGCGGGTCATTCACTGGGACAAGGGTATCTCAGGTCTGACGCAGTGCATGTGGAACATGAGATCGAGAAGACTTTTTGCAAAACTCTTTTTGCAGTGAAAGCGAGCATTAAGGTGAGGGCTCTAGATGTGATATTTGATGTTCCTGTAACAGAAAAATTTGAGAAGCCAACGGAGCTAGCAGATTCGATAATCTGGTCTTCTGTCCAGGAAGCATGCGCTGAACTATCTTGTGAAGAACAGGGGTTTTTGGTCAATCTTGATTTTTGTGAGCTCCAATCTACACTCTTCAGATATAGGGATAATATATGGAAGAGTTCTGGCAACTTTATCATAGAATCTTCACCTGTCAGGTCACATGATATCTTGTTTGAAGCATGTCTTTCTAGCTGCATATTGAGTGTGTGTATGGATTTCTCAAGCCGATCAGCTCGAGGGGTCGCCTGTCGTATGGCTGATGATTCTCCAGGAAACGCACCAACAGAAAATGAACCTACTACAAATAGAGTTCAGGCTGAAAGAGAAGTGGACCAGTTGGATTCTGCTTCAGACTCTGCACTGTCCAATTCAACCCGTTGGATACACATCGATTTAGCATTGACTAACTTACTTGTGGCGAGGTGCTCAACAAAACATGTCTTGGTTGAAATTCGTCGGTCAAGTAACTTCGTAACATCGGTCTCTATTGGGAGAAATTTTGAGTTAGTTTTCTGTAGAGTCAAG GGTGGTCTTTTTGTCCTTGAACCAGAGGCCTTGATAGGGTTAATTCATGGTTTTTCCGCGTACCTTCATTTCATTTCAAGTAAGATGTCAGTGATTCAATCTTCTGCACTAGATTTTGAGCAAGTAAAAGCTGATACAGGTGGCAGTGAAGTTAATATTCCTTCTCAACAAGCAAATCGGTACCTCGTGGAGGCGTTTTCTATAGATGTCACCCAGTTTACTCTGGGTTTTGTCTGTGTTGATGAATATG GAGGTATAAGGGAAATTGTTCTGGAGATCACTCTGCACAGTTCCCTTGATTCAACAGGCAGAGAACAAAAGTTTCTTTGTGAAGTTTCTCGCCTGTCAGTTCTTTCTAAGATTCTTGAGAGCGTGGAAAGGGACATAAATATTACACAAATTTCTTCTCCAGCATTTAGTGAATCTTCTTTTATATCTGGTGCTCCTCTTGAAACATCATTTCAGCAAAGGGATGTAATCAGTTCAGGTGATAGCACAAGTGTTTCAGGAGATTTTAATGGTCTTAGAGAATCTTCTATGAACAGCAATTTAGAGGAAGAGTTTCACTCTCGGTATAAAAACTATATTTTGGAAGACCTACGTGTCTCTGCATCTGTTAAGAAGCGAGAAATTACCGGTCACCAGTTTAGCCAGGCCTGGGAAGGCGGTTGTTCTGTTCTAGGATTTGATATAACCATTTCTCTGTCAGAATTGCAG ATGGTCCTTTCAATGCTTTCATCCTTTTCTGCGTTACCTGGAGGAGAAAATACTCCAGCTTCTTTAGAAAGGCCTTCATTCAATAGTGAACCTGAAAGAAGTTTTGAGTCTGTAGTTCCTGATG GAGCGATTGTTGCTATTCAAGATATACACCAACATATGTTCTTCACAGTGGAAGATAGGGGTGACAAGTGTGTTGTGGCTGGTACCCTTCATTATTCTCTAGTCGGAGAAAGAGCTCTTTTCAGG GTCACCTACCACCGCCATCAAGGATGGAATTCATCCGTCTTATGGTTCTCCTTGACATCTTTGTATGCCAAAAACAGTAAAGGAGAGCCATTACGGTTAAACTATCATTCAAGGTCAGATATTGTTAACGTCTCCGGACTTTATGACAATGCACCAACACTCTTTCAGGCTTCTGTTGGTGAATCCCAAAATTATAAGGGTGACATCGACTGGGAGACATACCGTAAATTGGTGAAAGATTCATTTTACCTCGTCAACAAGAAGGGTGATTCAGCTGTTGCATTTGTCGATGGTGTTCCAGAATTTGTCCGGAAGCCAGGAAATCCATTCAAGTTTAAAGTGTTTCGTGAAAGTTTGGCGACTCGTAATATTACATCAGTGGTACCTCCTGAGATCAATGATTCTGAAACGCAATCTGTGATGAACTCTTCTCCCCCTTCTATTACCGTTACAGTTGACGCCGTATCTCTGACCATTGTTCATGAACTTTCAGAAACAAGGGACAGATTTCCCCTGTTTCGTGGTTCAATCAATATGTCTCAGCTAACTTTACAAATCCTATCTTGTAAAGTCAGGGTTATGAGCACATCAAACGTTTTAGTGCTGTATTTTGATGCTCAGACAAACCAATG GCGGGAATTTATACATCCAGTTGAAGTTAGTGCTTTCTACCGTTCAACTTTTCAGACCCAGGATCTTGAAAATACTATTCACAAAGTACCTAGCCATGTTTACTGCAGAATTGGAAAG TTGGAAGTCTTTGTAACCGAGCTGTCATTGGATATGCTCCTTTTTATGCTTGGGAAACTGGAGGTTGCTGGTCCATTTTCTGTGAAAACCTCCGTTATTCTTTCCAATTGTTGCAAG ATAGAAAACCTTTCTGGCCTTGACCTCACATGCCGTTTCAATGAGAAACAGACTGCCACAGTTGGTAGAAAGCAAACTGCTTCGATTTTTCTGCG TGGAGAAACACGTCCACTTCTGCTTTTAGATAACAAAGTGGATGGCAGATCCCTAATTGTATGTAATATCTTTCAAAGGCATTCAATGAACCATCAATCAGAAACTCCTCCAGTGGCTGCGGTCCAGCTATCTTCTGGAAATTTCGTAACTTCTTCTATCAACGTTTCTTTGTTAGAAGCCAGAACACTAGCCTGGAGAACTAGGATGGTATCACTCCAAG ATTCAAGGAGTCATCCTGGACCGTTTATTGTTGTTGATGTTAAGAAGGGATTTGAG GATGGTTTATCGATCTCAGTTTCTCCTTTGACAAGGATTCATAATGAAACTAGTCTTCCGATGGAGATACGTTTCCAACGATCTAAGCAGAAGAAAGATGTTTTTGCTTCTGTACCTCTGAAGCCTGGTGGTTCAATTGATGATTCAGTGGCAGCATTTAACGCCATAAGCTTATCGGGAGATCTGAAGAAGGCATTGACATCTTTAGCTGTTG GTAATTTTTCACTCTCGTTCAGACCTAAATCTCTGGAAAAAGTTTCTGAGAGTGAGAAGTCACTGGCAAGTGAATGGTCTGAAGAGCTAGAAGGAGGGAAGGCGGTACGCCTAACAGGAATTTTTGATAAATTAAGTTATGGAGTTAAAAGGGCTTTAGCTATCAAATCAGTGAACGTCTCCTTGACTACTACATATTGCTCTGTCACATCTGAAAATCAGTCTGTCCACAAGGTGCATTTTCTGATCCACAGCATTGGGAGGGAAGTATCTATTATACGGCCTGATGCATCTTCTGATGTGTTTGGGAGACGGAATGCATGTATTGCATTGCGAGAGCAGAAGGAAATTTTTCTTTTGCCCACCGTGCAGGTGTCCAACTTCCTGTCCTCCGAAGCAGCCATTTTTTTGACAGAGACTG ATCAGTTAACGTCGATGGAGAAGCACAGCATTGGCAAGCATGCGACAGTACAGAGCGGGAAAACAATGGATTTCTATGCTAATCCTGACATGATATACTTTAGAGTTACTCTCACTGCTACCCAAACGAGCTGCAAACCAGTCAACAGTGGTCAGTGGGTTAAGAAGTTACAGAAACAGAAAAATGATGCAGAATCTTTGGATGTTGGTCTTGATTTTGCTGGTGGGAAATACTTTGCTTCCTTGAGATTGTCGTTAGGAAAAAGAGGCGTACTGGAG GCAGCCGTTTTCACGCCGTACATTCTTAAAAACGACTCAGATTGCACCTTGTTTTTCTACCCCCCTGATCAAAAGCCTCTATCCGG GGAAGATTTGGAGAAACTTGATCATATTGTACCCCCTGAGTTTGGATTGTATTTGCCCAAAAAGACAGAGGGGTCGTGGTTTGTAAG ATCTCGCAAGGTTAAGGTTATATTGGCTGATGGTCATGGGGCAACTGAAGCAGTGTTGGATTTGGATGCTTTATCAGGACTTACAGAAATTAGTTTGGGAACAAAAGATGACTCTGGAGTTCGATATATAACAAGGTTTGGGTTGTCAGTTAAATCAATCTCAAGTAAGATGTTTGTTCCATCGCGGATTGTGACTTTTGTTCCGAGACATCTTGTAATCAATGAATCGGAGGAGACCATCAACATCCGCCAACGCTATTTTCAG GATGACTCTGTAGGCATAATCACCATCAAAAGTAAGCAGAGAGCAGCCTTACGATTGCAGGAGGAAACTACACTGAGAAAAGAACGTCATCTGTTCGAAAATTTTATCAGAAAGCACGGAAGTGACAATGCTAATCCTTTGACATTCATTCAGTTCCGGTTGACCAAGGCAGATTGGAGTTGGTCAGGCCCACTATGCATCACATCAATTGGATGTTTTTTCCTCAAGTTCAGAAAGCAGTCAGCTGAAACAGGCAGAGGCGCAATTGAATTCGCAACTGTAAATGTTACTGAAGAAGGATCAACTCTTGCTGTGCGCTTCCAAAAACCACCAAATACCCCACCACCATATCGAATTGAGAATTTCTTGTCTGCATCTCTCACTTACTACCAAAAG GATTCATCAGAGATTGAAGTACTTGGACCCGGAAATGGTGCTGATTATGCATGGGATGATATGACCCTTCCTCACAAGCTTGTAGTTATAGTAGATG GCATGATACCTCTGCGTGAAGTCAGCTTAGATAAGGTTCGTCCATGGAAACCGCTTTTCAAGGCAACTCAACACAGAAGCATAGCCTCCCACTTAATGTTGGAAAAGAAAGCCAAAGATCACAAAACGGCCTACGAGCAATTGAGTAGCATGCCGATGGTAAAGGTCGGATATGAAGTATATGCAGATGGTCTGACTCGAGTCATTCGCATTTGTGAAGTTTCAAAAAGCCATAAGGGAGACTCAGTATTCCGTTCACGTTCAAAAGTTCAATTCCGTATAACCCATTTAGGAATTCAGATACTTGAAAAAGTGAAGCAA AATACAGAGGAGAAAACTGTCCTGTCATATTCTCCGATCCTAGTGGCAAGGCTAGATAATTTTGGTCTACAATCCATGTTTACTGACCAACAGAAATTTAACCAACTATGTATAGAG GCTCTGAATGTTGATCACAAATGGGTAGGGGCACCCTTTGCAGCCATGCTTCGTCAGCATCATTCAGATTCCAGTGACGGAAATGGTTGTCTATTCAAATGTGTATTTGTTCTAGCATCGAGCGGATCCAGCGTCACACAAGTCAAGCACGCCTCAATAGTTTTGCAG CCAGTCAATTTGAACCTAGACGAAGAGACTTTGATGAGAGTTGTGCCATTTTGGAGATCGTCTCTCAGTACAAATACGCAAAGTAGTCAATATTATTTTGACAATTTTGAAATTCACCCAATAAAG ATAATTGCTAATTTTGTTCCTGGGAGTTCATACTCGAGCTATAATTCCGCTCAAGAAACTCTGAGGTCATTGCTGCATAGTGTTGTTAAG GTTCCACAGATAAAAAACATGGTTGTCGAGCTAAATGGTGTACTGGTCACTCATGCATTGATAACGGTTCGCGAGCTAGTTCTCCGATGTGTAAAACATTACTCATG GTATGCAATGAGAGCAATCTACATTGCAAAAGGCAGTCCATTACTTCCGCCAGCTTTCGCATCCATGTTTGATGATTTTGCATCTTCCTCTCTTGATGCCTTTTTTGATCCTTCTCGAGGCTTGGTGAACGTCCCTGGTTTGACAGTGG GCACCTTCAAACTCCTCAGCAAATTTATTGATAACAAAGGATTGTCAGGGACAAGACGTTACTTTGGTGATCTTGGGAAAACT CTAAGAACAGCAGGATCGAATGTCGTCTTCGCTGCTCTTACTGAAATCTCAAACTCTATTCTGAGGGGTGCAGAAATGAAAGGGCTTGATGGACTG GTTAGCGGTTTCCACCATGGAGTCCTAAAATTAGCGATGGAACCTTCGGTGATAGGAACAGCTTTGATGGAAGGTGGACCTGATAGAACAATCAAGCTTGATCGTAGTCCCGGTATTGATGAG TTATACATCGAAGGATACCTTCAAGCTATGCTGGATACAATGTATAGACAGGAGTATCTCAGAGTCAAAGTCATTGATGATCAG GTTTTCCTGAAAAACCTGCCACCGAGCAACTCTCTGATAGATGAGATGATAGACCGAGTCAAAGATTTTCTGGAAAGCAGGGGTTTGCTCAAAGGAGATCCTTCAAGCTCTCGTCTTCGCCGCCGTCTCCATGGAGATAAG GAATGGAAGATCGGGCCAACAGTGATGACATTATGTGAACATCTCTTCGTAAGCTTTGCGATTCGCATGCTTAGACAGCAAGCCACTAAGTTCATATCCGGTCGTAGGCCAAAGAAAGAAGAAGAAGCAGAGGCTAGTGACACTGGTCCCAGTACTGCAATAGTACCGGTACTTGATGACAAAGAGAAAAAGAAGATGAAGTTTAGGTGGAAAGCTGGTATTGGTCAGTTCGTAGCTTCAGGCATCGTAGCTTACATCGACGGACGTCTGTGTAGACAGATTCCTAATCCAATAGCTCGTCGGATTGTAAGTGGGTTTCTGTTAAGTTTTCTTGACAAAAGCAATGACCAATAA